The Caenorhabditis elegans chromosome II genome has a segment encoding these proteins:
- the tbc-17 gene encoding Rab-GAP TBC domain-containing protein (Partially confirmed by transcript evidence) — MNVPMISLDATDTDEDENNPKTTTTNFRRNGSVRKVREIQIDVSIGEPPSSGSLGAVISRFGRSQSLRRPPTAAATTAPKNNGKNDENLPTPQSPGSTRSASPSPSFIDISPMLRTASLRVKNQLASRLSEPLKKAENRISRLLATEPDADDEQFQHYSLVHGLRGFNNNNQGEAEDADSSSDEDDPEYLELMERDSIINRYEKGPDAADVDAWENPNFELYTNLDRFGFVHKKGEKATADERTDLQKRRIIKELSREKKWLKMIEVWKSGGPSKKMEDRIWKGIPEKLRIVIWPRLLGAERLKHERRDVYAELLLRARLVSKDIKQIDLDINRTYRDHLAFRKRYDVKQKSLLNVLAAYSMFNTEVGYCQGMSQIAALFLMYLDEEDAFWSLHQLMVSPKHTMHGFFVPGFPKLQRYEEHFKRVLKKYKPRVYKHLEKQDIPYIYLTKWWFGCFLDRVPFSLALRLWDVFLVEGDCILIAMAYNIMKMHEKNVRKHNMESFMEFIQNDIAIDFGYSDDEVMHSLRETLSKLKSDRQHVPPPPRPEDLSEVPTKALGPILQKPMASIRDEIHEIQSRRSRANSTGRSPYPKRKESARGAGAPKGPPPVQHKWNGNASQDSILGNGGGGGAGGREVPFEIPTRRAPNGSPAAAAPTDAYNNSKNGALPPSGSSKRDFVQSSNTPTTTTHSSSSHRYQHSNSSRGGTPLAQRLRDERSGQVVLLSRASDSEPDVGSPMTNTRDSDWNGSAAHISTATSRITHSGNHITRIDLDGDVSVI, encoded by the exons ATGAACGTACCAATGATCTCGCTGGACGCAACGGACACCGATGAGGATGAGAACAATCCGAAGACCACCACCACTAACTTCCGGCGGAACGGATCTGTGCGTAAAGTACGCGAGATTCAAATTGACGTGTCAATCGGAGAGCCGCCGAGCAGCGGCTCGCTTGGAGCTGTGATCTCCCGATTTGGGCGGTCTCAGTCGTTGCGGAGGCCCccaacagcagcagcaactACGGCACCAAAAAACAACGGGAAGAATGATGAGAATCTGCCGACGCCGCAATCACCCGGGAGCACACGATCCGCCTCGCCGTCTCCGTCGTTTATAGATATTAGTCCGATGCTTCGGACCGCGTCGCTTCGTGTCAAGAATCAGTTGGCCAGTCGGCTCAGTGAGCCGCTGAAAAAGGCGGAAAATCGGATATCGCGGCTGCTCGCCACAGAGCCCGACGCCGACGACGAGCAGTTTCAGCACTACAGTCTGGTGCACGGATTGCGGGGGTTTAACAACAATAATCAGGGGGAAG CTGAAGACGCTGACTCGTCGAGTGACGAGGATGATCCCGAGTACTTGGAGCTGATGGAACGTGATTCGATTATTAATCGATACGAGAAGGGTCCCGACGCGGCTGATGTTGATGCTTGGGAGAATCCGAATTTCGAGTTGTACACGAATTTGGATCGTTTTGGTTTTGTACA taaaaaAGGCGAAAAAGCGACTGCAGACGAACGAACGGATCTCCAAAAACGACGAATCATCAAAGAGCTGAGTCGCGAGAagaaatggctgaaaatgatTGAGGTGTGGAAGTCGGGTGGACCGTCGAAAAAGATGGAAGATCGGATATGGAAGGGCATCCCCGAGAAGCTACGGATCGTCATTTGGCCTCGACTTCTCGGTGCGGAACGGCTGAAGCACGAGCGGCGGGATGTGTATGCGGAGCTGCTGCTCAGAGCAAGATTAGTTTCGAAGGATATCAAGCAAATCGATTTGGATATTAATCGGACGTATCGCGATCATTTGGCGTTTCGAAAACGTTATGATGTTAA acaaaaatcgCTGCTCAACGTGCTCGCCGCCTACTCGATGTTCAACACAGAAGTCGGCTATTGTCAGGGAATGTCGCAGATCGCCGCGCTCTTCCTAATGTACTTGGACGAGGAGGACGCGTTCTGGAGTCTCCATCAACTGATGGTCAGTCCGAAGCACACGATGCACGGATTCTTTGTTCCCGGTTTCCCGAAGCTTCAACGCTACGAAGAGCACTTCAAGCGGGTGCTGAAAAAGTATAAGCCACGTGTCTACAAGCATTTGGAGAAGCAGGACATTCCGTACATTTACCTCACCAAATGGTGGTTCGGATGCTTTTTGGATCGAGTTCCGTTCTCGTTGGCATTGAGACTTTGGGATGTGTTCCTCGTGGAAGGGGATTGTATTTTGATAGCGATGGCCTATAATATCATGAAAATGCATGAAA aaaacgtcCGAAAGCACAATATGGAGTCATTTATGGAATTTATCCAAAACGACATTGCCATCGATTTTGGTTATTCTGACGACGAGGTTATGCATTCGCTCAGGGAAACGCTGAGCAagttgaag AGCGACCGCCAACACGTTCCACCACCGCCGCGGCCCGAAGACCTGTCCGAAGTGCCGACGAAAGCGCTCGGCCCGATTCTACAAAAACCGATGGCCTCGATTCGCGATGAGATTCACGAGATTCAGTCGAGACGTAGTCGTGCGAATT ccaccgGTCGTTCACCATATCCGAAACGAAAAGAGTCGGCTCGCGGAGCCGGAGCCCCGAAAGGACCGCCACCTGTACAACATAAATGGAATGGTAACGCGTCACAGGATTCGATATTGGGCAATGGTGGAGGGGGTGGAGCCGGGGGACGGGAAGTTCCATTTGAG atcccaACTCGCCGAGCACCTAACGGTTCCCCGGCAGCAGCAGCACCTACAGACGCCTACAACAACTCCAAAAACGGAGCCCTTCCGCCGTCCGGTTCGAGTAAGCGAGACTTTGTTCAGTCTTCCAACACTCCCACCACAACCACCCACTCATCAAGTTCCCATCG GTATCAGCATTCGAATTCATCTCGTGGAGGCACCCCGCTGGCACAACGACTCCGAGACGAACGCAGCGGACAAGTGGTCCTACTCAGCCGAGCCAGTGACTCGGAGCCCGACGTTGGCTCACCGATGACTAATACAAGAG actccGACTGGAATGGCTCTGCCGCCCACATCTCGACGGCTACTTCGAGAATCACGCATTCTGGAAATCACATCACCAGAATCGATTTGGACGGTGACGTGTCggttatctga